The nucleotide window CCGCGTGCTGGAAAAACGGCAGCAGCCGCATCGCCGCGGCAAGCGCGGTGATGCCGACGAGGGCAAGGAGCACGTGGCGGCTGCGCACGGCCGGCAACGCGGCAGGGGGCGCAAAGAGGTTTCGGACGGGCGAGGCTTCACGTTCCCCCGCGCGGATGCCGCGCCGTGGCAAGACGTCCCCCCGGCCTTTCGATCGCCGTCGTGGGCACCGTGGCGACCGACCTCGTGGGTCGCGCGGCGCGATTGGCGGGCCCCGACGAGGCCGCAACCGTCACGGAGCTTGCGATCGCGCCCGGCGGGTGCGCCGGCAACGTGGCCGCGGGCCTCGCGCGGCTGGGCGAGCGGCCGACGCTCGTCTCGGCCGTGGGCCCTGACTTCCGGCAGACGCCCTACGGACGGGCGCTGCGCACCGCCGGCGTGGACCTCGCGGGCCTCGTCCTCTCCCGCCGGCCCACGGCGACCTCGATCCTCCTCACGGATCCACGCGGCCGCCAATCGATCTACTACGCGCCCGGAGCCATGGCGGACCTCCGGCTCGCCGTGCCGCCGCGCGCAGACGTCGCGCACTTTGCCGCCGGCGAGCTTCGCGCCTACCCTCGTCTCATGCGGGGAAGCGACCTCGTGACGTTCGACCCCGGCCAGGAGACCTTCCAGCGCCCGCTCGACGAGGTGGCCGCCTGCCTTGCGCGCGCGGACGTGCTCTTTGCCAACCGGTTCGAGCTCGCGCGCCTGCGCAAAGGCCTTCGGCTCGACGTGCGCGACCTCCTCGACTCGGGCCTGTCCGTCGTCGTGGAGACGCGCGGC belongs to Candidatus Thermoplasmatota archaeon and includes:
- a CDS encoding carbohydrate kinase family protein; this encodes MARRPPGLSIAVVGTVATDLVGRAARLAGPDEAATVTELAIAPGGCAGNVAAGLARLGERPTLVSAVGPDFRQTPYGRALRTAGVDLAGLVLSRRPTATSILLTDPRGRQSIYYAPGAMADLRLAVPPRADVAHFAAGELRAYPRLMRGSDLVTFDPGQETFQRPLDEVAACLARADVLFANRFELARLRKGLRLDVRDLLDSGLSVVVETRGKEGSVVHADGARVAVPAVPARAVDPTGAGDAHRSGFLYGLLRDWPLVECAKMGAVTASFAVARVGAQAGLPTERQALARFRQVFGRLPT